One Bombus pascuorum chromosome 4, iyBomPasc1.1, whole genome shotgun sequence DNA segment encodes these proteins:
- the LOC132905765 gene encoding sodium channel protein para isoform X29, with the protein MSEDSDSVSEEERSLFRPFTRESLAAIEARIAEEHAKQKELEKKRAEGEVRYDDEDEDEGPQPDQMLEQGAPIPVRLHNEFPPELASTPLEDIDSFYHNQRTFVVISKGKDIFRFSATDAMWILDPFNPIRRVAIYILVHPLFSLFIITTILVNCILMIMPTTPTIESTEVIFTGIYTFESAVKVMARGFILQPFTYLRDAWNWLDFVVIALAYVTMGIDLGNLAALRTFRVLRALKTVAIVPGLKTIVGAVIESVKNLRDVIILTMFSLSVFALMGLQIYMGVLTQKCIKNFPEDGSWGNLTDENWERFVSNETNWYVDEAKNMPLCGNSSGAGQCLPGYTCLQGYGENPNYGYTSFDTFGWALLSAFRLMTQDYWENLYQLVLRSAGPWHMLFFIVIIFLGSFYLVNLILAIVAMSYDELQKKAEEEEAAEEEAIREAEEAALAKENKLAAQAAAREAAAVAAVAAADQIVKSPSDFSCHSYELFVGQEKGNDDNNKERMSIRSIESVSEHRVKQINNHTATTKPRKVSAVSRAANGQFTYAYQESLRKASLSLPGSPFNLRRSSRGSHQFTIRNGRGRFVGPPGGDRKPLVLSTFLDAQEHLPYADDSNAVTPMSEENGTIVVPVYYANLGSRHSSYTSHASRLSYTSHGDLIGGIANAGKPMTKESQLRIRSVRPPSVNGHFTDSNQKYHYEGDLEDPMGKAKQQDNPFIEPSQQHAVVDMKDVMVLNDIIEQAAGRQSRTPEQGDDDEEGPKFKDKLLAAVLRCIDIFCVWDCCWLWLEFQKYVSLVVFDPFVELFITLCIVVNTLFMALDHHDMDKDMEKVLKTGNYFFTATFGIEATLKLIAMSPKYYFQEGWNIFDFIIVALSLLELGLEGVQGLSVLRSFRLLRVFKLAKSWPTLNLLISIMGRTVGALGNLTFVLCIIIFIFAVMGMQLFGKNYTDNVDRFPDGDLPRWNFTDFMHSFMIVFRVLCGEWIESMWDCMLVGDVSCIPFFLATVVIGNLVVLNLFLALLLSNFGSSNLSAPTADNDTNKIAEAIDRIARFIKWIKRNVLYLAKMMRAKLTNQISDQAPGEGPSNSWKEDGIDRDGDLDLADGELDAYRDKKSAKEINQLEVAIGDGMEFTIHDLKNKLKKGKLCMNNSKVIANSINHRDYRLDNDYINQNEDDTISNKSYGSHKNRAFKDESHKGSMDSLDGEEKKDASKEDLEQEEDLGEEGEEGEGVLGDAIIQADEDPIESDYPADCCPENCYKKFPFLAGDDDAPFWQGWANLRLKTFQLIENKYFETAVILMILLSSMALALEDVHLQQRPILQDILYYMDRIFTVIFFLEMLIKWLALGFKKYFTNAWCWLDFIIVMVSLINFVASLCGAGGIQAFKTMRTLRALRPLRAMSRMQGMRVVVNALVQAIPSIFNVLLVCLIFWLIFAIMGVQLFAGKYFKCVDANKTTLSHEIIPDRNACLAENYTWENSPMNFDHVGKAYLCLFQVATFKGWIQIMNDAIDSRELNKQPIRETNIYMYFYFVFFIIFGSFFTLNLFIGVIIDNFNEQKKKAGGSLEMFMTEDQKKYYNAMKKMGSKKPLKAIPRPRWRPQAIVFEIVTDKKFDMIIMLFIGLNMLTMTLDHYQQTQTFSDVLDYLNMIFIVIFTSECLMKIFALRYHYFKEPWNLFDFVVVILSILGLVLSDIIEKYFVSPTLLRVVRVAKVGRVLRLVKGAKGIRTLLFALAMSLPALFNICLLLFLVMFIFAIFGMSFFMHVKDKSGLDDVYNFKTFGQSMILLFQMSTSAGWDGVLDGIINEEDCQEPNNEIGYPGNCGSSTIGIAYLLSYLVISFLIVINMYIAVILENYSQATEDVQEGLTDDDYDMYYEIWQQFDPDGTQYIRYDQLSDFLDVLEPPLQIHKPNKYKIVSMDIPICKGDMMFCVDILDALTKDFFARKGNPIEESAEIEVQTRPGEAGYEPVSSTLWRQREEYCARLIQNAWRKHKQQRLGGPSEESDDADTDPRVRQTAVLVESDGFVTKNGHRVVIHSRSPSVTSRTADV; encoded by the exons GTTCGGTATgacgacgaggacgaggacgaggGTCCTCAGCCGGATCAGATGCTCGAGCAAGGAGCACCGATTCCGGTCCGACTGCACAACGAATTTCCACCCGAGTTGGCCTCCACACCTCTCGAGGATATCGATAGCTTCTATCATAACCAAAGg ACCTTCGTCGTCATCAGCAAGGGAAAGGACATATTCAGGTTCTCAGCGACAGATGCGATGTGGATCCTCGACCCGTTCAACCCAATACGACGTGTGGCCATTTACATATTGGTTCACCCACTGTTCTCCCTCTTCATTATCACTACAATATTGGTTAACTGCATACTCATGATCATGCCCACTACGCCCACCATCGAGTCTACGGA AGTGATATTTACGGGCATCTACACATTTGAGTCCGCCGTTAAGGTGATGGCGAGGGGTTTCATTCTGCAGCCTTTTACCTATCTTAGAGATGCATGGAATTGGCTCGACTTCGTAGTTATAGCTTTAGC TTATGTGACGATGGGCATAGATCTAGGCAACCTTGCCGCTCTCAGGACATTTCGAGTCCTCCGAGCCTTGAAGACTGTCGCTATTGTACCAG GTCTGAAAACCATTGTCGGCGCTGTGATAGAATCCGTGAAGAACCTGCGCGATGTGATAATCCTGACGATGTTCTCTCTTTCCGTCTTTGCGCTGATGGGCCTCCAGATTTACATGGGGGTGCTCACGCAAAAGTGTATAAAGAACTTTCCCGAGGACGGCTCCTGGGGCAATCTCACCGATGAAAACTGGGAGCGATTCGTTAGCAATGAAA cTAATTGGTACGTGGACGAGGCGAAAAACATGCCTTTGTGTGGAAATTCATCTGGAGCAGG GCAGTGCCTTCCTGGCTACACGTGTTTACAAGGATACGGTGAAAATCCGAATTATGGTTACACGAGTTTCGACACCTTTGGCTGGGCTCTACTCTCCGCTTTTCGTTTGATGACGCAAGATTATTGGGAAAATCTGTATCAACTGGTGCTTAGATCGGCCGGTCCATGGCATATGTTGTTCTTTATCGTGATCATTTTCCTCGGCTCCTTTTATCTGGTTAACTTAATCCTCGCTATTGTCGCGATGTCTTATGACGAGTTGCAAAAGAAAGCTGAAGAAGAGGAAGCTGCTGAGGAAGAAGCCATAAGA GAAGCCGAGGAAGCAGCTCTAGCGAAAGAGAATAAGCTGGCGGCGCAGGCGGCGGCTCGGGAGGCGGCAGCCGTTGCGGCGGTGGCCGCCGCCGATCAGATCGTCAAATCACCGTCAGACTTCTCATGTCATAGCTATGAACTGTTTGTTGGTCAGGAAAAAGGGAACGACGATAACAACAAGGAGAGGATGAGCATACGTTCGATCGAGTCAGTCAGCGAGCATAGAGTGAAACAGATCAACAATCACACGGCCACCACTAAACCACGAAAAGTCAGCGCT GTCTCTCGCGCCGCTAATGGCCAGTTTACTTATGCCTACCAGGAAAGCCTGCGGAAG GCGAGTCTTAGTCTGCCTGGTTCACCGTTCAATCTCCGTCGAAGCAGCCGCGGTAGCCATCAGTTCACGATCAGAAATGGCCGGGGCCGTTTCGTCGGACCGCCAGGAGGCGACCGGAAGCCGTTGGTCCTGTCGACGTTCCTCGACGCCCAGGAACACCTGCCATACGCGGACGACTCGAACGCGGTCACGCCAATGTCCGAGGAGAATGGCACGATCGTCGTGCCTGTCTACTACGCGAATCTTGGGTCCAGGCACTCGTCGTACACGTCGCACGCATCACGGCTTTCGTACACGTCCCATGGTGATTTGATCGGTGGAATAGCAAACGCGGGGAAACCGATGACGAAGGAGAGCCAGCTGAGAATCAGATCTGTCAGGCCACCATCCGTGAATGGCCATTTCACGGATTCTAATCAGAAGTACCATTAC GAGGGTGATCTAGAAGATCCTATGGGCAAGGCAAAGCAACAAGACAATCCGTTTATAGAGCCTTCGCAACAACATGCCGTAGTTGATATGAaag ACGTGATGGTGCTGAACGATATCATAGAACAGGCCGCGGGTCGACAGAGCAGAACACCGGAGCAAGGAG ACGACGATGAAGAAGGGCCAAAGTTTAAGGACAAATTGTTGGCCGCGGTGCTACGTTGCATCGATATCTTCTGCGTGTGGGATTGTTGCTGGTTGTGGCTTGAGTTTCAAAAATACGTGTCTCTTGTGGTGTTCGATCCATTCGTAGAGTTGTTCATCACCCTTTGTATCGTCGTCAATACATTGTTCATGGCGCTCGATCATCACGATATGGACAAGGATATGGAAAAAGTGCTCAAGACAGGAAACTAC ttCTTCACGGCAACATTCGGTATCGAGGCAACGCTGAAACTGATAGCAATGAGTCcgaaatattactttcaagaAGGATGGAATATTTTCGACTTCATTATCGTCGCTCTTTCGCTTCTGGAATTGGGATTAGAAGGTGTCCAAGGTCTCTCCGTATTGCGATCGTTCAGATTG TTAAGAGTGTTCAAACTGGCGAAGTCGTGGCCTACGTTGAATCTGCTAATTTCCATCATGGGCAGAACAGTAGGAGCGCTGGGTAACCTGACGTTCGTGTTATGTATCATCATCTTCATTTTCGCCGTGATGGGTATGCAATTGTTTGGGAAGAACTATACGGACAACGTCGATCGGTTCCCCGATGGAGATCTACCGAGATGGAATTTCACCGATTTTATGCATTCGTTCATGATCGTGTTTCGCGTACTCTGTGGAGAGTGGATCGAGTCTATGTGGGATTGTATGCTTGTGGGCGACGTCTCTTGCATACCATTCTTTCTGGCTACTGTTGTCATCGGTAATCTGGTT GTGCTGAATCTCTTCTTGGCTTTGTTGCTGAGCAACTTCGGTTCGTCGAATCTATCGGCGCCGACCGCGGACAACGATACGAACAAGATCGCGGAGGCGATCGATCGAATAGCACGATTTATTAAGTGGATCAAGCGAAATGTCCTTTATCTTGCTAAAATGATGCGAGCCAAACTCACCAATCAGATATCCGATCAGGCGCCAGGTGAGGGACCGTCCAACAGTTGGAAAGAAG ATGGAATTGATCGCGATGGGGACCTAGATCTTGCAGATGGAGAGCTGGATGCGTATAGAGATAAAAAGAGTGCCAAGGAGATAAACCAACTCGAAGTTGCTATCGGAGATGGAATGGAATTTACCATCCATG ATCTAAAGAATAAATTGAAGAAGGGTAAACTGTGCATGAACAACAGCAAAGTTATAGCAAATTCGATAAACCATCGTGACTACAGGCTGGACAACGATTATATTAATCAGAACGAGGATGATACCATCAg TAATAAATCATATGGCAGCCACAAGAATAGAGCGTTCAAGGACGAAAGTCATAAGGGAAGTATGGACTCGTTGGATGgtgaagaaaagaaggatGCGAGTAAAGAAGACCTGGAACAAGAAGAAG ATCTTGGAGAAGAGGGAGAGGAGGGAGAAGGCGTCCTAGGAGATGCAATTATCCAAGCAGACGAAGATCCCATCGAATCCGACTATCCGGCTGACTGTTGTCCAGAAAATTGTTACAAGAAATTCCCGTTCTTAGCTGGTGACGATGACGCTCCATTTTGGCAAGGTTGGGCCAACTTGAGACTGAAGACCTTCCAACTAATTGAGAACAAGTATTTTGAGACTGCCGTCATTTTGATGATCCTTTTGAGTAGTATGGCTCTC GCCTTGGAAGATGTGCATCTTCAACAACGACCCATTCTGCAAGATATCTTATACTACATGGACCGAATATTTACTGTGATTTTCTTCCTCGAAATGTTAATCAAATGGTTGGCTCTCGGCTTCAAAAAGTACTTCACGAACGCTTGGTGCTGGCTTGATTTCATCATTGTCATG GTGTCACTCATTAACTTCGTAGCGTCGCTCTGTGGCGCTGGCGGGATCCAAGCCTTCAAAACAATGAGGACCCTAAGGGCCCTAAGGCCACTCAGGGCGATGTCTAGAATGCAGGGAATGCGG GTAGTCGTCAACGCTTTGGTTCAAGCCATTCCATCCATTTTCAACGTGTTACTGGTGTGTCTTATCTTCTGGTTGATCTTCGCCATTATGGGTGTACAGCTTTTTGCCGGCAAATATTTCAAg TGCGTAGATGCCAATAAAACAACACTCAGCCACGAAATAATCCCTGACCGAAATGCCTGTTTGGCTGAGAACTATACCTGGGAGAATTCTCCGATGAATTTCGACCACGTAGGAAAGGCTTATCTGTGCTTGTTCCAAGTGGCCACGTTTAAAGGATGGATTCAGATCATGAATGACGCGATAGATTCTAGGGAG CTCAACAAACAACCAATTCGTGAAACAAACATCTACatgtatttctattttgtATTCTTCATTATATTCGGATCGTTTTTTACCCTTAATCTATTCATTGGTGTGATCATCGATAACTTCAACGAGCAGAAGAAAAAGGCGGGTGGTTCCCTCGAGATGTTCATGACGGAAGACcagaagaaatattacaacGCTATGAAAAAGATGGGTAGCAAGAAACCATTGAAAGCCATTCCACGTCCAAGA TGGAGGCCGCAGGCGATAGTGTTTGAAATAGTGACGGACAAAAAGTTCGATATGATAATCATGTTGTTCATCGGACTGAATATGCTTACGATGACGTTGGACCACTATCAACAAACTCAGACTTTCAGCGATGTTCTGGACTATCTAAACATGATATTCATTGTGATATTCACCAGCGAGTGTCTCATGAAGATCTTCGCTCTGCGTTACCACTATTTCAAGGAGCCATGGAACCTCTTTGattttgttgttgttatattgtcaatattag GTCTGGTTCTCAGCGATattattgagaaatatttcgtatcgCCGACCTTGCTCCGTGTAGTAAGGGTGGCAAAAGTCGGTCGTGTGCTTCGACTCGTAAAAGGTGCTAAGGGTATTCGAACTCTTCTCTTCGCCCTGGCGATGTCGTTACCAGCTCTCTTCAATATTTGCCTATTACTGTTTTTGGTGATGTTTATCTTCGCGATTTTTGGAATGTCATTCTTCATGCACGTGAAAGACAAGAGCGGACTGGATGATGTATACAATTTCAAAACGTTCGGCCAGTCGATGATATTGCTATTCCAG ATGTCAACGTCTGCCGGTTGGGATGGCGTCCTCGACGGTATAATAAACGAGGAGGACTGCCAGGAACCGAACAACGAGATAGGATATCCGGGCAACTGTGGTTCGTCCACGATCGGCATCGCCTATCTTCTCTCGTACCTGGTGATCAGCTTCTTGATCGTGATAAACATGTACATCGCCGTGATCTTGGAGAATTACTCCCAAGCTACCGAGGATGTGCAGGAGGGTCTGACGGATGACGACTACGACATGTACTACGAGATCTGGCAACAGTTCGACCCAGATGGAACGCAGTACATCAGATACGATCAGCTGTCCGATTTCTTGGACGTGCTGGAGCCGCCGTTACAGATACACAAGCCAAACAAGTATAAGATCGTATCTATGGACATCCCGATATGCAAGGGAGATATGATGTTCTGCGTAGACATTCTGGATGCTCTCACGAAAGACTTCTTCGCGCGCAAGGGTAATCCGATCGAGGAGTCGGCAGAGATCGAGGTTCAGACGCGTCCAGGTGAGGCTGGTTACGAACCAGTTTCCTCGACTCTGTGGCGTCAGCGTGAGGAGTATTGCGCGCGTCTGATTCAGAACGCCTGGAGAAAGCACAAGCAACAACGTCTAGGCGGACCAAGCGAAGAAAGCGACGACGCTGACACCGATCCACGGGTCAGACAGACCGCGGTCTTGGTCGAGAGTGACGGTTTCGTGACGAAAAATGGCCACAGAGTCGTCATACATAGCCGATCGCCGAGCGTAACCTCGAGAACCGCGGACGTCTGA